The genomic window CAACCAGAACCCAACAAATGAACCCAACCAGTATAAAGAACCCAACCAGTATAAAGAATCCAACTGGTATAAAGAACCCAACCAGAACCCAACTAATGAACCCACCCAGTATAAAGAACCCAACCAGTATAAAGAACCCAACCAGTATAAAGAATCCAACTGGTATAAAGAATCCAACCAGAACCCAACTAATGAACCCAACCAGTATAAAGAACCCAACTGGTATAAAGAACCCAATCGGTATGATGGAAAACAAAGAAAGAAAGTGAATAGCCGTGTTttggaagggaggagggagagaggaggcttGCGGGGGCGTTCTTCTATGAATGGATTTGGTGACTCAGGTGATGTGTCATCGTACAGATTCTATAAAAAAGAACGTTTGGATTTGTGAACTCATTTAGGGGGATGAACGATTGAGGCTGCTGACAGTTTATTTACAACTTTTGGATTTTCGGGTGACAATGAAATGTAAGTATTTATGATACTATACTATTGACTGGGGATGtaatatgtctgtctctctgtgtgtgtgtgtgtgtgtgtgtgtgggggggggtaatATAGGCATATCCAACACACTATAATGATACGTTTCCAGAAACTGAACTTAGACTAATACTGTTCCACTGTACGTAGACAAAGCAATGCACTTACAAGCAACAATGTGTGCCGAATTTCTAAGGAAATTCTCAAATACTTGGGGGTGTGTTACATCAGCCCAAGGCTACAGGAAACTTCAGTTTAATGGTACCTGAATCAGCTGAAAATCAGTATGAAAACTGGGTCAGGAATAGCTTTTTGACAGTGCAAAagtgacattcatttttccatgaAATGACTGAACAGGAAATAGTTACCTCTAAGGTAACTCTCTTTAACTCTATGGCTAAATTGACGAAATGTAACATATTCATATGTTGTTTCTAACCTAAAGCAAATGTTAAAAGTATCATTGATTTTTGCCTGTGTCAGACTGTGCTCTATTAATCAGGTAATGAAATGACAAATGCATTTTTCAATAAAATGAAAGTACTGCACAGGAAATGGTGAAGTTAGAAGTTGTTTCAAACCCTATCCTGTATTGATAATGGTTTATAAGAAGTGTATAGGGGATATACATGCTACTGTATTATTATACTGCCGATGTACTGGTCATCAATATGTAGTTCAGACAGATTCCATCTCACTCCTTCATGTTCACAGGGAACCTAAGAGGTCTACCACAACATACTCAGCATTCTTCATCAATGACTTGGCTTCAACTGCAATATCTCGTTTAGTTCTGGTTGGTGATTTATATGAAGGTTTGGTTGCAGTGTTTCTGATGCAGTCTGCTGGCTACGAAAACAGTTGACATCAATACTTATGATTTGATAGCATCAAATTAATCACTAGCCTACTGTCCAGACTCAGAGTCATAGTGCTTGCTAGCAATAACCACAGTCTAGAAAATATTATTTGAAGTTGTCGGCTTGATGAGTCAATTATGAAACAGTTGGACTCcatgtgtgacactctggctctgggacttttatatttgagccagggtgtatttgttttgttggggtttggtttggttatgttgggttttgggtgtatttcttgtttgcagttctgtggggttcttttctaggtttggtcaatgactcccaatcggaggtaacgagtgtcagctgtcggctcgttatctctgattgggagccatatttattctgattgttttcctgtgggaattgtgggtttttgttccatgttctgtcagtttagcagaggacttcacgaatcgttcttgttttgttgttttgttccagactttgagttaataaagtcatgttcactcaacgcgctgcgctttggtctgttcattcgtcagacgatcgtgacagaaaaacccaccataaaaggaccaagcagcgtgtcaagcggcaacaggatttatggacgcctatcaaggattcatggacatgggaggagatactggatggaaagggtccttgggcacaaccgggagaatatcgccgccctcgtgaagagctggaggcagctaaaaccgagaggaggtggtatgaggaggcagcacggagtcgaggctggaagcccgtgggtactacccaaaaatttcttgggggggggctaaaagggagtgtggcgaagtcaggtaggagacctgcgcctactccctggactgaccgtggagagcgagagtacgggcagacaccgtgttacgcagtagagcgcatggtgtctcctgtacgcaggcatagcccggttcggtacattccagctccacgtatcggccgggctagattgagcattgagccggatgtcatgaagccggcccaacgcatcaggccaccagtgcgtctcctcgggccggcttacatggcaccagccttacgcatggtgtccccggttcgcctacatagcccggtgcgggttattcctccttcccgtactggtcgggcgacggggagtatacaaccaggtaaggttgggcaggctcagtgctcaagggagccagtacgcctgcacggtccggtatttccggcgccacctccccgctccagtccagtaccaccagtgcctacaccacgcaccaagcctcctgtgtgtccccagagtcctgtgcgtcctgttgctgctccccgcactagccctgagatgcgtgtcctcagcccgggaccaccagttccggcaccacgcactaggccttatgtgcgttcccagggtccagcatgccctgttgcttctccccgcactagccctgagatgcgtgtcctcagcccgggaacctctagttccggcaccacgcaccaggcctacggtgcgcctccgacggccagagtctgccgtctgcccaacggggcctgaactgcccgtctgcccaacggcgcctgaactgcccgtctgcccaacggcgcctgaactgcccgtctgcccaacgggcgcttgaactgcccgtctgcccaacggcgcctgaactgcctgtctgcccaacgccgtctgaactgtccgtctgccaagcgctgcataagccgcccgtctgccatgagccttcagagccgtccgccagaccggagccgctagagccttccgccagacaggatcagccagagccttccgccagacaggatcagccagagccttccgccagacaggagccgctagagccttccgccagacaggatcagccagagccttccgccagacaggatcagccagagccttccgccagacaggatcagccagagcctttcgccagacaggatcagccagagccttccgccagacaggatcagccagagccttctgccagacaggatcagccagatccttcagccagccatgagcagccagatccgtcggccagccatgagcagccagatccgtcggccagccgcgagcagccagatccgtcggccagccatgagcagccagatccgtcggccagccatgagcagccagatccgtcagccagccatgagcagccagatccgtcggccagccatgagcagccagatccgtcggccagccatgagcagccagatccttcagcctgccatgagccgtccagccaggatccgccagagccgtccagccaggatccgccagagccagccagccaggatccgccattgagtccggtgctgtcccttagcccggtgctgccccttatcctggtgctgccccttagtccggtactgccccttagtccggtgctgccccttagtccggtgctgcccgttaatccggtgccgccccttaatccagtggggtttagttgggggtggtcatatggaggaggctacggaagcggatagtgactaaggtggggtggggaccacgaccagggccagagccgccaccgtggacagacgcccacccagaccctcccatagagtgtatgctggtgcgcccggagttcgcacctttaggggggggtactgtgacactctggctccgggacttttatatttgagccagggtgtatttgttttgttggggtttggttatgttgggttttgggtgtatttcttgtttgcagttctgtggggttcttttctaggtttggtcaatgactcccaatcggaggtaacgagtgtcagctgtcggctcgttatctctgattgggagccatatttattctgattgttttcctgtgggaattgtgggtttttgttccatgttctgtcagtttagcagaggacttcacgaatcgttcttgttttgttgttttgttccagactttgagttaataaagtcatgttcactcaacgcgctgcgctttggtctgttcattcgtcagacgatcgtgacaccatggTGATTGGATGACCCCTTTATCAAATGGAATCTCTTTTTCAAATGGAACCTATCATGTCTTTGTTTTTCCCGCTCATGGGAGCATATGGCATCTCATGGTAAAGGCATGTTGTGCCAAAGTGAAGGGGGGAGTGGCcaggtaaaaataaatgtttggtTCCATGATGGTTTCTTGCACTCTGGGAAGACAACCTGTTATGTGCTAACCAATCAGCGTCTTCACTCActctaatgtaggcctaccatgtGGTCTGGTACCAGGCTATTGAATCACCACTTAGTAATTGTTGAATAATGTTGCATAGCATTGTAAACAGTGACAATTTAACCTATTGTTCAAAACAAACCTATTTTGAAACGTAGATGAATGCTGTGATCTTGAATGTAACCCTGATCCAATGCCTTACACAATGTACCTCTCTaaaatgataatttatttattatCTCTGCAGCGTGGCTTAACTCAACACAGTCTCTCCTCCTGTTGCTGCTATTGGCGCAGCTGCTTGTCCTTTCGTGGTCACGCCCCACACACAAGTGCCCCCTCTTTGCCCAACTGACAATGATGGTCCAGCAAATGAGAAGCCTGCAGATGCTGACAAGGAATCTACAGGTGAGTGAGTTTACCATAGTTTGGTAGGCACAGCACGGTCAATGCTAGTCAACATACTCTCATTATGTGACCCTCCAATATAACTCTTATCTATGTCCTCTTCCTTTAGAGTGAAAGTGAATTCAGCGGTATAGAGCTTCTAGAGTACAACCTAGACTCTCTTCCAGAGATGGAACACACAGCAAATCACCTCAGTTCACTAAAGGTATCTGTCTTCTCAAGTCCAGCCCCTATTGCATGCTTTTATCTGTCTCTTTCTAaataactacagtgccttcagaaagtattcacaccccttgactttttccaaatgttgttgtgttacaagatctacacaaaatactatgtaatgtcaaagtgaaaaataataataataataattaatggaaaataaaacacctttggcagcgattacagctgtgagtctttctgggtaagtctcaaaGAGCTTTGCAAAGctgtattgtacaatatttgcccattattcttttaatattttttcaaactctgtcaagttggttgttgatcattgctagacagccattttcaagtcttgccatagcttttcaagacgatttaagtcaaaactgtatctaggccactcaggaacatgcaatgtcgtcttggtaagcaactccaatgtatatttggccttgtgttttaggttattgtcctgctgaaaggtggatttgtctccGAGTGTcttgtggaaagcagactgaactaggttttcctctaggactttgcctgtgcttagctccattccttttctttttatcctaaaaaactccctagtccttgccgattacaagcatacccataacatgatgcagccaccaccatgcttgaaaatatgaagagtggtactcagtgatgtgttgtgttggatttgccccaaacataaggctttgtatTCAGTACAAAAAGTTTGtttctttgccatattttttgcagtattactttagttccttattgcaaacaggatacatgttttgaaatatattttattttgtacaggcttccttcttttcattctgtcatttaggttagtattgtggagtaactaaaatgttgttgatccatcctcagttttctcctatcacagccatttaactctggAACtggtttaaagtcaccattggcctcatggtgaaatccctgagcggtttccttcctctccgtcaactgagttaggaaggacgcatgtatggtgggggaaaaaagtatttagtcagccaccaattgtgcaagttctcccacttaaaaagaagagagaggcctgtaattttcatcataggtacacgtcaactatgacagacaaaatgagaaaaaaaaaatccagaagatcacattgtaggatttttaatgaatttatttgcaaattatggtggaaaataagtatttgtgtcaataacaaaagtttctcaatactttgttatataccctttgttggcaatgacacaggtcaaacgttttctgtaagtcttcacaaggttttcacacactgttgctggtattttggcccattcctccatgcagatctcctctagagcagtgatgttttggggctgtcgctgggcaacacggactttcaactccctccaaagattttctatggggttgagatctggagactggctaggccactccaggaccttgaaatgcttcttacgaagccactccttcgttgcccgggcggtgtgtttgggatcattgtcatgctgaaagacccagccacgtttcatcttcaatgcccttgctgatggaaggaggttttcactcaaaatctcacaatacatggccccattcattctttcctttacacggatcagtcgtcctggtccctttgcagaaaaacagccccaaagcatgatgtttccacccccatgcttcacagtaggtatggtgttctttggatgcaactcagcattctttgtcctccaaacacgacgagttgagtttttaccaaaaagttctattttggtttcatctgaccatatgacattctcccaatcctcttctggatcatccaaatacactctagcaaacttcagacaggcctggacatgtactggcttaagcagggggacacgtctggcactacaggatttgagtccctggcggcgtagtgtgttactgatggtaggctttgttacttcggtcccagctctctgcaggtcattcactaggtccccccgtgtggttctgggatttttgctcaccgttcttgtgatcattttgaccccacggggtgagatcttgcgtggagccccagatcgagggagattatcagtggtcttgtatgtcttccatttcctaataattgctcccacagttgatttcttcaaaccaagctgcttacctattgcagattcagtcttcccagcctggtgcaggtctacaattttgtttctggtgtcctttgacagctctttggtcttggccatagtggagtttggagtgtgactgtttgaggttgtggacaggtgtcttttatactgataacaagttcaaacaggtgccattaatacaggtaacgagtggaggacagatgagcctcttaaagaagaagttacaggtctgtgagagccagaaatcttgcttgtttgtaggtgaccaaatacttatttcccaccataatttgaaaataaattcataaaaaatcctacaatgtgattttctggatttttattcctcaatttgtctgtcatagttgacgtgtacctatgatgtaaattacaggcctctctcatctttttaagtgggagaacttgcacaattggtggctgactaaatactttttttccccactgtatctttgtagggactgggtgtattgatacaccattcaaagtgtaattaaaaacaatgtctgcttttattttattttattacccATCTACAAATATGTGCactttttgcgaggcattggaaaactgctcaactgagggaccttccagataattatatgtgtggtgtacagagatggggtagtcaaaaaaaaaatctgtccatgcaacttattatctgACTTGCTAAGCATatttttttactcctgaagttatttaggcttgtcaaaacaggggttgaatacttattgactcaagacatttcagcttttcatttttgaataaaaatgtctaaaaacataattccactttgacattatagggtattgtgtgtagatcagcgacacaaaatctaaatgtaatacattttaaattcaggctgtaacacaacaaaatgtggaaaaagttaaggggtgtgaatactttcagaaggcacagtacatacagtgcctatagaaagtctacacacccttgaacttttttcacattttgttgcattataaagTAGGATTGAAATATATTTAATTGCAATTatttgtcattgatctacacaaaatactccataatgccAAAGTGAAAAGACAATTCTACAAGTTAAATAAcaaaaatatagtcgttgcataagtattcaccccctttgttaaggcaagcctaaattagtttaGAAGTAAAAATTGCCTTAACAAATCACACAATAAGttatatggactcactctgtgtgaaataataggggttgacataaTCTGTCAAATATTGCATTTTAAGCAcaaattcaactacaaagaccagggaaaaagcctcataaagaagggcagtgattggtagatgggtaacaataacaaatcagacttTAATaaatctttaagcatggtcaagttaataattatgctgtggatgatggattaaaccacccagacccatcaaagatgcagtcgtccttctgaactgagctggaggacaggaaggaaactgcttagggatgttaccatgaggccattggtgattttaaaacagctctagagtcaatggctgtgatgggagaaaactgaggtctaaatgcaaagccttatgtttggagcaaatacaacacatcactgagtaactgcctccttattttcaagcatactgttggctgcatcatggtacGGGTATGATTGACATCGACAAATacaggggagtttttcaggatgaaaaggAACGGGATGGAGCtaggcacaggcaaaatcctagaggaaaacctgtttcagtctgctttacaccagacactgggagaggatttcacctttcagcaggacaataacctacaacacaaggccaaatctatactggagttgcttaccaagaagacagagaatgttccaggttacagttttgacttaaatctgcttgaaaatctatggcaagacttggaaaTTGCTGTCTAGTCATGATCCCCAACAccttaacagagcttgaagaattttgaaaagaataatgggcaaatattgcacaatacatgtgtgcaaagctcttatgagacttacccaagaagctgtaatcgatgccaatggtgtttctaacatatattgactcagggagctgaatacttatgcaacaactatattttagttatttcatttttattcataaaaaaataaaataagacaGAGTATTTtttgtagattgttgacaaaaactgacaattaaatcaaattttatcccactttgtaacacaataaaatgtgaaaaaatccaaggggtctgaatacttttgcaaggcactgtatacagtgctACATTGTGTGAAAGTGACAAAGCGATATGAATGTAGTGACTTAAAGCAGCAAAAATGTATACCATAATTCATCACTGCTCAGTTTATTTAATATATTGTGAGGAATGCTTCAGGGACGCTTTATCACTTTTCAGAAGCTTTTTGATGTTGCACTAAATAATGTGTTTATAACACAGTGTCAAGTCCCCAGTCTTTAGAATTCACACCTTGtcgccctctctcccctctcccagcTAAACGACTCCCTTTCACAACTTTACACGGATCTCCGCTCCTTTAAGCTGCACCTTGATTGGCTGATTGATGTCCGAGTCAGTATGAGCCTGCCAGTCTCTCCCAAGACAGTAGAGGTCACCAGAGGCCTGCAGCATATCTCAAGCCTCTGCTCTACTGCACTACAGCAGGTAGGTAGCTCAATATACTCTGGGTACAGTAGTGGTGCATGTGCAAAATCAATGGGGAAGCCAggccagaaaaaaaagccatattacaacctatgtgttgtcaTAATTATGTTGTTTGCTCtttaacctgttagttcatatgccttgccaccgtgagAGTTAGActgggtacagatctaggatccacTTACGCTGTCAAATTCCAAACCTTATCCATAAGTGAGAGAAAATGTAACTGAGAGAAAATGTAACTGACCTTAGAAGAGTATAGGGGCAATGTCATTCTACTCCCCTTAGATCAATCCACTCAGATCAATAAGACACAAAGCTGAAGTGGCACAAAAAGAGCTGTATAATGTCAGTGGTAGAAACCTCAATTTACCCTCAAGGTGTGGAAAAAAACGTCCATATAATATAACAAATATGGAAAAGCCGTTTAGATTTTGATAATTGACTTTGGTATGTTTAGATGTAATATTTGACAGTAACATAAGATTCTTAGTTCGCACCATTCTAACTTCTCCCACCCCCTTTTCCCCTCCATTATAGATTGCGTGCCCACTACCCCAGATTTCCATTCCTTCTTTCCCAACGCAACTCAGAACCTGGGACGTGGTCCTCCTCTCCTACGAGATTCCTGAACGGTTAGGATTTTACTGTCAATGGTCTACCAGAGTGCTGGTCCTCCTTAGGTCAAAAGTTCAGGGCCTTTGACATCAAGGTTTCCGCCATCTAGGTTCCTACTCTTTACGACAACAAATGCCTTCCTCCAAAGCActgaaccaagttctattttagcgcctggctacgcagacgctcgttgacgcACGCAAACAGTTTGGATtaaattattgaataacatgtgtacatttattttgcaacgcttgcGAACATGCTGACCGCACCGCTAGCGTTACGggcgtttacattttagtcatttagcagacgctcttatccagagcgacttacagttagtgagtgcataaatttttcatactggccccccgtgggaaacgaacccacaaccctggcattgcaagcgctatgctctaccaactgagctacaggggacatctcctcattggtttttaggagcatatacccacgtgggtgattgaaagctgaactgaggtccacactccagtccagttggtggtggtaatgcaccttaaagttggttgccaaacgccatataaagtccaaagaagaagaagaagactgaaggaggagagattactggAAACTAACTaagtttacccttttatctgtggattaattgagtagaggaccttgtgcatttcaggtaaaataacaacccaatgtttatatcccaggacaaattaggtagcaacagcaagctagctagctaaatggccatgaatgtttcatgcgtttcgacctgtccccaaattaatatagatGGTTCAGAGTTAATTTTAATATTTCAACCTGCGCGTCCTGATCGCATCTGGTGTgcatggacaaaatcaacatgcgcgcgtGCCCAGTCTAGTCAGCATGTTAGATCATTTACATGTTGAAATACAAATTCTTCTTCTTTAATATACAGTAATTTATAATATCCCTATTACAGTGCTGTTACTGAAGAATGTGCTTGAGTTAGGGTTAaacctgatcctaaccctaaataTGAATGAGCCTACGAAcctgttttgtattgtatttacTGAATGTATAGTTATTTATTATTTATGAGCCTATTATATTTGTGATGCTGGCATCAAATATTTTTATACAAAGACATTATAATATCCATGGGATTTACCCATCTAAAATTAAAGACAGTGATATATTACCATGTTGTCCTGCATTTCTTTCATTCTTTACATGTAAACTGACATACTGTTTGGGTAACTTAATTTAATGGTACATATtgacttcataacacattcataatgcTTTCATAGCagtactaccgacccgtagcactcacttccgtcatcatgaagtgctttgagaggctagtcaaagaccacataacctcctccctccctgacacACTTGTCCCTCTCCAATTCGCCTACCACCCGACAGATCCATGGACGACGCAAtcaccattgcactgcacactgccctcacccacctggacaaaaggaatgcatatgtgaggaaAGGGGTCAGTTGTACAATTGAattcattcaactgaaatgtgtcttccgcatttaacccaacccgtCTGAACCAGAAAGGTGTGGGGGcctgccttaatcaacatccacgtcatcggcgccaggggaacagtgggttaactgccttgctcaggggcagaatgacagatttttaccttgtcagctcggggattcgatccagcaaccttttggttactggcccaacgctgcTACCCGTCCTGTACGTCCTGACGGGCTGCCCACAGGTGGTGAACAttacgcacccttgtggggcccccatgttgaggacaTGTATCCTTAAcatgggggccccacaagggtgcgtcctcagtcccctcctgtactccctgtatacccacgactgcgtggcctcacatacagtggggagaacaagtatttgatacactgccgattttgcaggttttcctacttacaaagcatgtagaggtctgtcatttttatcataggtacacttcaactgtgagagacggaatctaaaacaaaaatccagaaaatcacattgtatgatttttaagtaattaatttgcattttattgcatgacataagtatttgatcacctaccaaccagtaagaattccggctctcacagacctgttagtttttctttaagaagcactcctgttctccactcatcacctgtattaactgcacctgtttgaactgattacatgtataaaagacacctgtccacacactcaatcaaacagactccaacctctccacaatggccaagaccagagagctgtgtaaggacatcagggataaaattgtagacctgcacaaggctgggatgggctacaggacaataggcaagcagcttggtgagaaggcaacaactgttggcgcaattattagaaaatggaagaagttcaagatgacggtcaatcaccctcggtctggggctccatgcaagatctcacctcgtggggcatcaatgatcatgaggaaggtgagggatcagcccagaactacacggcaggacctggtcaatgacctgaagagagctgggaccacagtctcaaagaaaaccattagtaacacactccgccgtcatggattaaaatcctgcagtgcacgcaaggtccccctgctcaagccagcgcatgtccaggcccgtctgaagtttgccaatgaccatctggatgatccagaggaggaatgggagaaggtcatgtggtctgatgagacaaaaatagagctttttggtctaaactccactcgtcgtgtttggaggaagaagaaggatgagtacaaccccaagaacaccatcccaaccgtgaagcatggaggtggaaacatcattctttggggatgcttttctgcaaaggggacaggacgactgcaccgtattgaggggaggatggatggggccatgtatcgcgagatcttgaccaagaacctccttccctcagtaagagcattgaagatgggtcgtggctgggtcttccagcatgacaacgacccgaaacacacagccagggcaactaaggagtggctccgtaagaagcatctcaa from Coregonus clupeaformis isolate EN_2021a chromosome 17, ASM2061545v1, whole genome shotgun sequence includes these protein-coding regions:
- the LOC121585570 gene encoding interleukin-11-like isoform X1; the protein is MKSWLNSTQSLLLLLLLAQLLVLSWSRPTHKCPLFAQLTMMVQQMRSLQMLTRNLQSESEFSGIELLEYNLDSLPEMEHTANHLSSLKLNDSLSQLYTDLRSFKLHLDWLIDVRVSMSLPVSPKTVEVTRGLQHISSLCSTALQQIACPLPQISIPSFPTQLRTWDVVLLSYEIPERLGFYCQWSTRVLVLLRSKVQGL
- the LOC121585570 gene encoding interleukin-11-like isoform X2, which codes for MMVQQMRSLQMLTRNLQSESEFSGIELLEYNLDSLPEMEHTANHLSSLKLNDSLSQLYTDLRSFKLHLDWLIDVRVSMSLPVSPKTVEVTRGLQHISSLCSTALQQIACPLPQISIPSFPTQLRTWDVVLLSYEIPERLGFYCQWSTRVLVLLRSKVQGL